The nucleotide sequence AGACCGGCCCATGACCGTGTTTGCCATATCCAGACCGAACCGCCAGACGTTCTGTACCGTCTCGGCGTTTTGCTTGAGCAGATTGGCACTTGCCCGAGCCACTTCTTCCCCGGTCTCAGCCGCAGCTTGTCCGATGCGGCTGGTCTGTTCGGCAGTCCTCTCGCTGGCGCGGCGGGCTGCGTCTTCCATGCCTTGTGTTGACTTTTCCTCCTGGCGTGGGTTTGCCATCTTTTTTCTCCGCTGATTGCAGGTTGATGACTTGCCCCAGCCCCTTCCCGAGCAACGCAATCATTGTGCGACCGTTCCAGGTCTCCCGATATTTCGGTGATCCTCGATGCTGCCCAGGAATGCCCACATGTCCCGGTTGTGTCGCGGACTGGGCGGCGCGGCAGGTGCGCTGTTTCGCCGACCTTGTTATATTTCTGTGTGCCCGCTATGGGGCTGATGACCACAGGCGACATCATACTCGTTTCAACGCGAATCCGGTTTCGTGCTATTGATTCCAGGCTCCGGATCCGGGCGACATTCAAGACAAGCACCAATATGGCAAAAGACACCACCGGACGGCTGCACGTCACGGTCAAGACCGGTGGCAAGCGCAAGCTGTCATCAAAGCTCTGGCTCGAGCGTCAGCTCAACGATCCCTACGTAGCGAAGGCCAAGCGCGAGGGCTATCGCTCGCGCGCGGCCTACAAGCTGATCGAGATCGACGACAAATATCGCTTTCTCAAGCCCGGCATGGCGGTGGTCGATCTCGGCGCGGCCCCCGGCGGCTGGAGCCAGATCGCGGCGAAACGCGTCGGCGCGATCAACGGCAAGGGCAAGGTGATCGCGATCGACCTGCTGGAGATGCCGGAAATTCCCGGCGTCAATTTTGCGCAGCTCGATTTTCTGGCCGAGGACGCGCCCGAAAAACTGATTGCGATGATGGGCGGGCGCGCCGACGTGGTGATGTCCGACATGGCGCCCAATACCACCGGCCACCGCAAGACGGATCAATTGCGCATCGTCGGCCTTATCGAAACGGCGGCCGCCTTCGCCGCCGACGTGCTCAATCCCGGCGGAACGTTTCTGGCCAAGGCCTTTCAGAGCGGCGCAGACGCCGAACTGGTCGCGCAATTGAAGCGCGATTTCGCCAGCGTGCGCCACGTCAAGCCGGCTTCGAGCCGGCAGGATTCGTCCGAGCGCTACGTGCTGGCGATGGGATTTCGCCGCCAGCCCGCCCGGCTTTAGCGCAACCTTTACGCGGCCGCGGTCGATGAATGTCTGCCTGGTTGCGGCGTGAGCGGCGCTAACGCCCAGCCTGAGCAATGCCATTGGAACTTTTTCCCGGATGGCGCATATTACTGGCTCGGCGCGGTCTGTTCATTCGCATGCAGCCTGACGCCAGCAGCAGTTCTGCAGCGTGCGGCGCATCCGTCTGGGAAGGAGCTTTCCCGTGATGGAGCACAAGGCCAGAGTTGGTAATCGACTGTTAGCTGCGCTGCCGCCAGCAGAACTCAAACTCCTCGTGCCTCATTTCCGGATGGTCCCGCTTGAACGTGACGCCGTGCTGATGCGGTCGGGTGACGTGGTAGAAAAGATCTATTTCCCTCTTAGTGGATTGATCGCCTTCATCATGGATATGCCGAGCGGGCAAACGGTCGCGACCGCTCTCGTCGGCAACGAGGGAGCTGTGGGCATCCTGTCGACGCTGGGGCCTTCCCGCTCTCCGATGACCGCGGTGGTGCGGGTGGCGGGGACCACGTTGCAGATTTCGCCAGCACGGTTTCAAGCGGCGCTCGACCGCAGCAGCGCCTTGAATGGCGCGGTTCAGATCCTCTCCAGGGCACTGATGGCGCAATTCCAGCACGTCGCTGCCTGCAATGCGCTACACTCGGTCGAAGCCCGTCTGGCGAGATGGTTGCTGCACGTCCACGATCGGCTTGACGGGGACACCCTGCCGCTGACGCAGGAGACGCTTGCGGAATTTCTCGGCGTGCGGCGAACGACGGTGACGCATACCGTTTGCAAGCTCCGTGACTCGGGTGCGGTCCGATCCAATCGGCGGTCCTTCATTGAGATCGACAGGCCGCGGCTCGAAGCAGCAGCATGCGAGTGCTACCAGCTCATGCGCCGCAGGATCGGTCGGATCGTCTTGCCGGAGGAGATGACGCCGCCGGGGCCTGTCCGGAATCCCCGCGATCGAGCTGCCTTGTTTGCCGAGACAGAGGAGGTCCATCGCCACACGCCAAGCCAGGGAGTGACCGGCCCCCGCTCGAGGGGCCATTGACGGAGTTGCAGCAACGGCTTCAGCGGCTCTACGCTGATTGCAGGCTGAGTGTGGCCTTTTGCTTTAGCCGCTTCTCGTCTGGCTCGTGAACCCAGGCCTCCCTGGCAAACCATTCGTGGCTGGCTTTGCAGATCAAACAGAAGGTGCGCGCGAAAAACACCGGACTGCAGCGAAACCGTTCGCGATCCGCTTCCATGCCCGTCGGAATGGCGCGCCCCGTCTCGGGGCATTTGATCATGACGACGCCCATCTGCTGTTCCGTCCCTGGATTTTTGTATTGCGGCATGTCAGGTCGACATCGGCTGGAATGCGCCCTTCTCGTGGAGCGCTCGTTCCAGCCGATCCTGTCGGGCTGCGAAAGTGACTTAGAACCAGGACGCTTTCTGCAGCATGCCGGCAAAGCTCTTCTTGATTGGATCGGCACTCTCGGTCGCGATCTTGCGGGTGAGCTCCCAGATCTCCCGGTTTTGTGCGGCCGTGGCTCCGAAGTTCTTGCAGCCCTGGGCGGCGGAGAGCTGCAAGATTTCCGAGGGCGACTTCGTGCCCATGAGATGGGTGAGAAAATCGAAGGTGGAGCTGGTGTTGGCGGCCGAGAACTCGATCAATTTGGCGGCGTAGTCCGCGGCGCCTCTTGCGTTGGTTGAACAGGATTCCAGGAGAACGTCGGTGACTGCTCCGGAGGCCATCTTCATGTTTTCGATGCCTTCCTTCGCCCGCGTCATGTTCTGTTCGGCGATCCCATTAAAGATCCCCGGCACCGCGAAGAACGGCACGTCAAGTCCGCGCTTTTCATGTGGTCCGGCCGCTTTCGGGTTCGGCGGATTGTTATTCACGTCAACGTTCATATTGGCATCACTCACGGGTTTTCATCCTTTCAAGCGAACTGAAATCAACAACGATCGGATTTTTGTTCCCGGATCCTTCCGAGGCGCGTGCAGTGCCGCAGAGACGGAACCGAGAACCATTCCCCCAACTTCCACAAAGGCTAGGTGCTGCCGCGGATGACCGCCTCGCGCCCGCCTATACCAAAGTATATGGCGGACTGGCGCCGGGGCTTCCGTTCGCTTTCTGACTCTCACGGCGAAATTTTTTGAATGTCGGGTGTCCGACATGCCTCGGGAAGGCTCAGGCCCTGGCCTGCCGGTACTGCCATCAAGCGGGGCGATGCTGCGCCCGGTCAGCCCAGCCGCTGATCCCGCGCGTCTTCGGTGCCTTCGCCGACGGCCTTGGTCGCCGCTTTCTCCGCGCCCTTGCGGCTGGAAATCTCCACCGCCTTGCGCCCAGAAATTTCGTGGCCGGCATCGTCGGGCATCTGCCAGAAGAAATAAGCGGACGCCGCCGAGATGATCGCGACCACGATGAATGCCGGCGGAAATACGCCGGCCGTCAGTTCGGTGACGTGTCGATAAAGCATAGTCGATTCCACCGAGAACGCCCCGACCGCGACACCGGCAGAAATCGCCAGTTGCTGATTGACGCTGACCAGCGTGGTGGCGCGGCTCATCTGCGCCGGTTCGACTTCGGCATAGGCGACCGTATTGATCGCGGTGAATTGCAGCGAGCGGAAGAAGCCGCCGACGACCAGGATGATGAAGATCAGGAGCAGCGGCGTCGTCACCGTGAACAGCGCGCAGACGGCGAGGAAGACCGCGCTGATAATGGCGTTGACCGTCATCATGTAGCGGAAGCCGAACGCGCGGATGATGCGTGCGGCCAGCGTCTTCATGCCCATCGCGCCAACCGCAGAGGCAAACGTGACGAGGCCGGACTGGAACGGCGTCAGACCAAAACCTTCCTGCATCAACAGCGGCAGCAGGAACGGCAGCGCACCGATGCCGAGCCGGAACAGGAAGCCGCCGATAACGGCGGCACGCATGGTCGACAACCGCAGCAGCGAGAAATCCAGCACCGGCGAGCCGGTCCGCTTCGCGTGCATGACGTAGAGCGTCATCGAGATCGTGCCGACCGCGACGAGGCCGGCAACAACAGGCCAGGGCAGGAGGTTGAGTCCGGCGACCGAGAGGCCGAAAGCGATGCCGGCCAGTCCGATGCCGGCCAGCACCAGTCCGTAGAGATCGAAGCGCTCTGGATCCTCGCTCTTGATCGGGTCGATGTACTTCATCGCCATGAAGATGCCGAGCAGCCCGATCGGGAGGTTGATCAGGAAGATCCAGTGCCAGGAGAAATAGGTGGTGATGAAGCCGCCGAGCGGCGGCCCGATCACCGGCCCGATCAGCGCCGGCACCGTCACCCATGTCATCGCGTTGACCAGCGCGCTCTTGTTGATCGAGCGCAACAGCACCAGCCGCCCGACCGGCGTCATCATCGCCCCGCCCATGCCCTGCAGGATACGGGCGATGACAAAATGCGTCACGTTCTGCGACAGCGCACACCCGATCGACCCGATCATGAACACGCCGATGGCGATCGAGAACACCATGCGCGCGCCGAAGCGATCCGCGGTCCAGCCGCTGGCCGGAATGAACACCGCGAGCGACAGCAGATAGGACGTGATCGCAAGCTTCAGCGTCAGCGGGCTGGTGCCGATGTCGGCCGCGATCGCCGGCAGCGAGGTCGCAATCACCGTCGAGTCCATGTTCTCCATGAACAGCGCGGTGGCCACGATGAGCGGGATCAGGCGTTCTTTGGTCATCGGGATGCGGGGGACCGGAAAGAGAGGCAGGCAAGGGGCCTGTATCATCCCGCCGTCACGCAGGCCATTGCGGAAGGGGGCAAACCACCTAAATCCTCGGTGACGCTGGTATGCACCGCCAGCCGCTGGAGGTCCGCATGATCTACGTGCTCGCTGCCTTGTTGCCGCCGCTTGGGCTGCTGCTGAACGGGCAGCCGTTTTCGGCGATTTTCAACCTGGTCCTGATCGTGTTTTGCCTGGTTTTCGGGCTGGTTTTCCACGTCCTGCTGCTGGTGCCCTCGGCGCATGCGCTGATCGCGGTTTACATGAAGCGGGAAGACCGGCGGCACCGCGAGGTGGTGGAGGCGATCCGCCAGCATGGCCCGCCGCCGGGATACCGGTCCTGAGGCCCCACTAACCCCTTGGGATTGCGGCTTTTCCCGAAAAGCCTGTGCATAGCTGGCAAACGCTTTGATTCGGCGTCCCGCCATGCTATCGACCACCGTCAACCCCACCGATGGGCTTCGATTCGACGGCGATGCCGACAGCATCGCCGGAGGCGGCGTTCATCCATAAGAACTGATCGCGGCGGTGAGCCGCCGAAAGGAGTTGGCAATGGCGCAGGGACTTCAGGGTATCCGTGAAGCCTTCACGTTCGACGATGTGCTTCTGAAACCCGGTCTCTCGGATATCCTGCCCTCTGAGGCGGATATCCGTTCCCACGTGACCCGCGCAATCCCGCTCAACATCCCGATCATCGCATCCGCGATGGACACCGTCACCGAAGCGCGCATGGCGATCGCGATGGCGCAGGCCGGCGGCGTCGGCGTCATCCACCGCAATTTCGACGCCGAAGGGCAGGCCGCCCAGGTGCGGCAGGTCAAGAAGTATGAATCCGGCATGGTGGTCAATCCGCTGACCATCGGCCCCGACGCGATGCTGTCGGACGCGCTGGCGCTGATGAAGGATCACGGCTTTTCCGGCATTCCCGTCGTCACCGGCGCCAGCAAGAACTCGCCCGGCAAGCTGATCGGCATTCTCACCAACCGCGACGTCCGCTTTGCGACCGACCCGAAGCAAAAAGTGTCGGAGCTGATGACGCATGAAAACCTCGTCACGGTGCGCGAGGGCGTCAGCCAGGACGAGGCCAAGCGGATGCTGCACAAGCACCGCATCGAAAAGCTGCTCGTCGTCGACGACCAGTATCGCTGCGTCGGCCTGATCACCGTCAAGGACATGGAAAAAGCGGTCGCGCATCCGCTGGCCTGCAAGGACGAGCATGGTCGCTTGCGAGTGGCCGCCGCAACAACCGTGGGCGAGGGCGGCTTTGAGCGCACCGAGCGGCTGATCGACGCCGGCGTCGATTTGATCGTCGTCGATACTGCGCACGGCCATTCCTCGCGCGTGCTGGAGGCGGTCAACCGCATCAAGCGGCTCTCCAATGCCGTGCAGGTGATCGCCGGCAATATCGCGACGAAAGAGGGCGCGCAGGCGCTGATCGATGCGGGCGCGGACTCGATCAAGGTCGGCATCGGCCCGGGCTCGATCTGCACCACGCGCATCGTCGCCGGCGTCGGTGTGCCGCAGCTCACCGCGATCATCGATGCGGTGGAAGCGGCGAAGAAGGCCAACGTGCCCGTGATCGCCGACGGCGGCATCAAATATTCCGGCGATCTGGCGAAAGCGCTCGCTGCCGGCGCCGACATCGCCATGGTCGGCTCGCTGCTCGCCGGCACCGACGAGACGCCCGGCGAAGTGTTTCTGTGGCAGGGCCGTTCCTACAAGGCCTATCGCGGCATGGGCTCGGTCGGCGCGATGGCGCGCGGCTCGGCCGACCGCTACTTCCAGCAGGACATCAAGGACACGCTCAAGCTGGTGCCGGAGGGCATCGAGGGCCAGGTGCCTTATAAAGGCCCGGTCGGCAACGTCATGCACCAGCTCGCCGGCGGCTTGCGCGCGGCGATGGGCTATGTCGGCGCGCGCAACCTCGCCGAATTCCACGAGAAGGCGCAGTTCGTCCGCATCACCGGCGCGGGCCTGCGCGAAAGCCACGTCCACGACGTGACGATTACCCGCGAAAGCCCGAACTATCCGGGCGGGGCGTAATTCCCTCGCATGCCGTCATTCCGGGGCGCGAAGCGAACCCGGAATCTCGAGATTCCGGGTTCGATGCTTCGCATCGCCCCGGAATGACGGAGGAGCGCAAGCGACGATCAATCCATTCTATTGTTGACGAGAATGGATTGCTTCGCTTCGCTCGCAATGACGAAAAACAAAAACGGAGGAAGCCACCATGTCCGCATCAGCGAAGCGCATCGTTCTCGCCGCTCGTCCCGTCGGCGAACCGAAACCCACCGATTTCCGTATCGAGGATTGCCCGGTGCCGACACCAGGCGCCGGCGAAGTGCTCCTGCGCACCATCTGGCTATCGCTCGATCCCTATATGCGCGGGCGCATGAGCGACGGACCGTCCTATGCGCAGCCGGTGCCGATCGATGGCGTGATGGAAGGCGGCACGGTGAGCGAGGTGATCGCCTCGAACAATCCAGCCTTCGCCAACGGCGACATCGTGCTGTCCCGCGCCGGCTGGCAGACGCACGCGATCTCAGACGGCAAGGGTTTGGCAAAAATCGATCCGAAGATCGCGCCGATCTCGACCGCAGTCGGCGTGCTCGGCATGCCCGGCATGACCGCCTATACGGGCCTGCTCGATATCGGCAAGCCGCAGGCGGGCGAGACCGTGGTCGTTGCCGCCGCCTCCGGCGCGGTCGGCTCGGCCGTCGGCCAGATCGCGAAGATCAAGGGCGCACGCGCGGTCGGTATCGCCGGCGGCAAGGACAAGTGCGCCTATGTCAAGAATGAGCTCGGCTTTGACGACTGCCTCGATCACCGCGATCCCGATCTGGCGGCGAAGCTGAAGGACGCCTGCCCGAAGGGCATCGACGTCTACTTCGAAAATGTCGGCGGTGCCGTGTTCGAAGCGGTGTTCCCACTGCTCAACGCGTTCGCGCGGATTCCCGTGTGCGGCCTGATCGCGCATTACAACGATACACAGGCGGTGGCGCCGAAATGGGCGCCGTCTTTGATGCGCGCCGTGCTGACCAAGCGGCTGACGATCCGCGGTTTCATCGTCAGCGATTTCGCCGCGCGGCACGGCGACTTCTTGCGCGACATGTCGGGCTGGGTGCGCGAAGGCAAGGTCAAGCATAAGGAGTTCGTCACCGAAGGCCTGGAGAGCGCGCCGGCCGCATTCATGGGTCTTCTCAAAGGTGCCAATTTCGGCAAGCAACTCGTGCGCGTCGGACCCGACAAGGTTTGAGACCGTAGCGTTTTCGAGCGAAGTGGGCACCGGTTCGCGTCAAGAAAACGTGTCTAAAAAAGAATCTAAAGCCCGGTTCTGATTCAATCAGAACCGGCTCTAGCCGCCGGGTTGCGGGGAACACACCTCACGCTCACTTGAGGCTGATGGGGGAACGTCCGTTCGTAACTGTCGTTTGGCTTTGACATCCAATGGAGAAGCCAAATGACGAACCTCAAGAAACTATCGCTCGGCCTGGTTGCCGCCACGATGCTGGCCACTCCGGTGATGGCTCAAACGGTCTATCAGGAACCCGGCGTGATGGGCTACTATCCGAACTCCGGTTACATCACCGGAGGCTACGGTGTCAGGACCACGCCCGGACCGGGCTATTACTACGGTAACCGGTTTCATCCGGTCCCCCGGGTGGGCGCATTTGCCAGCCAGCCTTGGACCGACGGTTCCTACTATGGCTATGTTGAGCGGGAATACTGATGTGAGCGGGAATTCCTGGACGTTCTGAAGTCTAGGATTTCTTGTCAATCAGCGAATCCAGGCCAACATCGGTCTGTCCCGGCGCTTTGACGTAGCGGACTTCAAAACTGTCGGGCTGGAAGCGATACTCCACCAGCCCGACTTCCTTGACGCCGATCACTTCCTGCATCCGGTCCGGAATGATGAAGCCGGCAGATGGCGCCCAGACGTGGCGGGTGTGGTGATAGGTGAAGTCGCGGCGCTGGTGAACGTGACCGCTTGCCACCAGCCGCAGATCGACGTTGTCGAACATCTCGATCAAGCCTCTGCGCCGCGGCTGCGGCACGTAGCGGATCGCCGTTCCCTCCGTCTCGGGATCATCAGGCGTGTTCAGATAAAACGGCTTGTGCAGGAACAGCGCGACCGGCCTGCCGTTGGTGCGTCCGAGTTCTGACGCCAGCCAGCCGAACTGCTCGGCCTCGCTCTCGATCCCGGTGTTCATGATAAGCGAGTTCAGCCCGACAAAGCTCCAGCCCGCCGCATCGAAGCGCCAGCGGTCTTCGCCGATCACGGACAGATAATTCTGCCGCTCTTGCTCGGTCGCCGGCTGCTTCGGCACGGGACCGACCGCGGTCGGGTTGTCGCCGATGTCGTGATTGCCGGGCAGATGACGGCACGGCACCGGCAGCGCGTCATGCAGCTCCTTGGCGAATACGAGATCGCTGCGGCTGGTGGGCGCATCGAAGGCGAGATCGCCGCTGTTGATCACAATATCCGGGCGCGTTGCATCGATGTGCTCGCTGACGCGGTGAAAATTGTCGGTCAGTGGCTGGAGACGGCGGGCGAGGTGGGTGTCGGAAATTTGCGTCAGGCGAAATTCGTGCATGCACTGTTCCTTTCGGTAACAGCATAGCCGCCCCCGAAGTCGGAACGATGACGGGGATGCACTGGCGTCTCACCCCAACGTCCTTCGCCAGAACGCCAGCATGTCCGCCTTGAACAGCTCGGCATCGCCGTCGCGGCTTCCAATTCTCGCGCCCTTGCAGCCATAGCCGGCCTTCAGCGCATAGATCATCAGGTCGCGATCAACGAGCTTGCTCTCCGCGACGCCGTGAAGCGGATGGATGAAGGCGCCGTCATTGGCGATATAGGCCGTCGGCGCGGCGGGGGAGACGGAGGCATCAGTGACGTTCTCGATGCCGGTGCCGCGGTCGAAACTGTGCTGCGCACCGCCGATCAGCCGCATCGTCGCTCTTCCGCCGGAGAGGCGGATGGCCTGGCAATGGCCCTGCACCTGCATCGGCGAGCACCATTCATCCGCATCGCCCATCAGGACGCGGATTTCGGTTTCATCGACGGACGGATCGAGGAACTGGTGACCGCTCCAGGGATAGGCGGCGAGCACGCTGCGAAAGCCGGCGCCGGCGCCGACCACCGCATCGGCAAAGCGGCGCGTCGCCGCCGTCAGCACCGCCGAGCCGCCGCGGCTGTGGCCTTGCGCGCCGATCCGCGAAGCATCGATTTCGGGATGCGCCGCCAGCACCTGCCAGGCCGCGAGCACATCATAGGCGCTCGCGGCAAAGGAGAACTGGGTCTGGTTGGCAACGGTCGAGGTGACATCGCGCGCGCCAAAGCTGTCGAGCACAAAAGCCGCAAAGCCGTCGCTGACCACCGCTTCGGCATGTTTGAGGTGCGAGGGCGCGACGCCGAGGCTGCCCGGCACCACCATCACCAGCGGCAACTTTCCATTGCGCTTGCGATCATCCGAAGCCGGCAGGAACAGCTTGCCGTCGATCACAAGCCTGGGCAGCTCGACGGCATTGCTGATGACGTGGAAGTAGTTGACCGGATTGGCGGTGAGAACATCGAAATTCTGCCCTTTGGCGCCGTCGGCGAAAACAATGTCCTGGTCGCGAAATCGCAAAGTTGCACTCCTCCCGCGGCCGCTCTTTTTTGGCAGCCGTCGGCGATATAGTAGACCAAGTTCCCGATATGTATCGGCTCTCGCCGGATTTATTTTCTCGTTGGGAACGAGCATCTCTGGACTAAACCGAAAAAAAATGAGGCGTCTTGAGTCACTTCTGCAATCGGTCAAAGGATGTAGGCTGCGGCTGCCCACCACCGAGAAGCTCACGGGAGAGACTCAGAGAGATTGTCGTAAAACCTGATCAGTCGAAGAAATCTATTTACAACGTTGGGAAGTGCTAGATGCAACGGAACGTTGCTGGCGGGCTTGTCCGGGCTGGTTTTTCCGTCAAAGCAATGCGTCCGTGGTCTCACAGAGCGAAACGATCAGAGCACGCGGTAGCGGATCGCGAAGGTGTCGTGGATCTCTGATGTCACCGTGCCGCCATTGGCGGGGACGATGCCATCGGCCAGGTGCCATGGTCCGAACTGCTCCGAATGCGACGGGCTTGCCGGCAGCCGCAGCCGGAACGTGCTTTGCGCCCGGCCGGGCAGGTTCAGCACGATCGCGCGCTCGGTGGTGCGGTAATCAAGCGTCACCGTCCCCCGCAAGATGCTGCGGCCATCGTCGGTTGAGGCCAGCGCCTCCTGAACTTTGGCCAGTTTCTGGTTCCGGTCGGTCAGCAGTTCGACCTGGGTCTCGGCGGCGGTCGTCAGCGCAGCCTTCGGCAGGCGGATTTCAAATTCCACCGCGGGCTTTGCTGGATTGAGGCCGAGATAGGCCAGCGCCGCGTTCCGCATGTCCGAGACGGCGAAGGCGAGCAGAACCAGGACGGCGGAGGCGGCAAGCCCGTGCCTGAAGACGTCGCGCCGGCTGCGGTAGCCGCTGCGGAAATAGACCGACAGCACGATCGCCACCGCCAGCGCCGCAGCGATCCCGGCCAATGCCGACATGATGATGCCGAGGCCGCCATCGGGGCTGTCGCTGAATCCAAAGGTCCGGAGCAGGGAGCTCACGGAATCGCCGGGCAGTTCGGCGGCGCGGCCGGCGCCGGTCAGGATCGGGGAGGTGATGTTCATCGCCTGCTCGCGGGTTGCTTGACGGCCGGTCCGGAACCAGAACCATCGGAATTCTCGATAGTTGGTCGCCAAATCCTGGTTTGTGGTTCAAGGCTCTCCCCCGTGGTTCCAGCGAGACCCGGCAAGTGGATTTGTCAGGCGAAGGGCGCCTCGTTATTGCTGTAAGGTCTGTTGGAGGCTTCGGGGGAGATTCTCATGTCGGTTCAAATGGTTTTGCTGCCGGTCTTTGTTCTGGTCGGGCTCACTTTCTTTCTGATGCTGTGGATGGTGACGGCCCGCACAAAGGCGGTGAAGGCCCGGGAAACCAGCCTGAGGGACATTGCGCTGGGGCAGCCGAAATATCCGCCCCGCGTGGCCCAGATCGGCAATTGCTTCAGCAATCAGTTCGAAGTACCCCTCCTGTTCTACTGCCTGATCGCGCTGGCGCTGCCGCTGCGCCGGGCCGATCTCTTCATCGTGCTGATGTCCTGGGTGTTCGTGGTGACGCGATTTGCCCATGCCGGCATTTTCGTCACGTCGAACAACATTCAACAGCGCAGCCTGGCCTGGTTCGCCGGCGCGCTGGTGCTGCTGGCGATGTGGATCTACTTCGCGCTGAAGCTTTTGCTTCTGATCTAGAAAGCTCTTGATGACTCCCGCCGCCCGGCTGTCCGCCGCCATCGAACTGATCGAAACCATCGACGCGCAACGCGTTCCCGCGGCAAAGGCGCTGAAGGAGTGGGGCACCGCGCATCGCTATGCCGGCTCGGGTGATCGCGCCGCGATTTCCGGCCTGATCTGGGACGTGCTGCGGCGGCGGGCGTCGAGCGCCTGGCTGATGGATGCCGACACGCCGCGCGCGCGCGTGCTCGGCATGCTCCGGCTCGAGCGCGGCATGAGCACGGAAGCGATATCGGCGCTGTGCGACGGCGGACGTTTCGCGCCGGAGCCGCTGAGCGAGGCCGAACGATCAGCGCTGACTTCGGGCACGCTCGACGGCGCGCCGCCGCACATTGCCGGCGATTACCCGGAATGGCTGGATGCGCCGCTGGCAGCCGTGTTCGGCGACGACCGCGTGGCGGAG is from Bradyrhizobium sp. AZCC 2176 and encodes:
- a CDS encoding acriflavin resistance protein, which encodes MNITSPILTGAGRAAELPGDSVSSLLRTFGFSDSPDGGLGIIMSALAGIAAALAVAIVLSVYFRSGYRSRRDVFRHGLAASAVLVLLAFAVSDMRNAALAYLGLNPAKPAVEFEIRLPKAALTTAAETQVELLTDRNQKLAKVQEALASTDDGRSILRGTVTLDYRTTERAIVLNLPGRAQSTFRLRLPASPSHSEQFGPWHLADGIVPANGGTVTSEIHDTFAIRYRVL
- a CDS encoding MAPEG family protein is translated as MSVQMVLLPVFVLVGLTFFLMLWMVTARTKAVKARETSLRDIALGQPKYPPRVAQIGNCFSNQFEVPLLFYCLIALALPLRRADLFIVLMSWVFVVTRFAHAGIFVTSNNIQQRSLAWFAGALVLLAMWIYFALKLLLLI